In Erigeron canadensis isolate Cc75 chromosome 7, C_canadensis_v1, whole genome shotgun sequence, one DNA window encodes the following:
- the LOC122608106 gene encoding non-specific lipid transfer protein GPI-anchored 12-like has product MVKSNTAIVVVAMLVGVIFAGFPCFEAQSPMAAPVMSPGVPIAMAPTTDCVTALTNVSDCLTFVQVGSNMTAPDKACCPEFAGLLESNPMCLCQLVGQAESFGVDIGRALMLPDACKVEIPSLDACPAPPVSAPTPAGSESEAPGPAGSTAAGPTDESAAMTPAGNSGSNGASSTTVHDISTFICLAVAIFIAYYF; this is encoded by the exons ATGGTCAAATCAAACACCGCCATTGTGGTCGTCGCCATGTTGGTGGGGGTCATTTTTGCTGGGTTTCCATGTTTTGAAGCCCAGTCCCCTATGGCAGCACCAGTGATGTCACCTGGGGTGCCAATAGCGATGGCACCCACTACTGATTGTGTTACTGCGTTGACAAATGTGTCAGACTGTTTGACCTTTGTTCAGGTTGGAAGTAACATGACTGCTCCAGACAAAGCCTGTTGTCCGGAGTTTGCAGGGTTGCTAGAAAGCAACCCGATGTGCTTGTGTCAGCTAGTTGGACAAGCCGAAAGCTTTGGAGTAGATATCGGTAGAGCGCTCATGCTTCCTGATGCTTGTAAAGTCGAAATTCCTTCACTTGATGCTTGCCCAG CACCCCCAGTATCAGCACCCACACCTGCTGGCTCGGAAAGTGAAGCACCTGGACCTGCCGGATCAACAGCAG CTGGTCCGACCGACGAATCAGCGGCTATGACTCCTGCAGGTAATAGTGGTAGCAATGGAGCTTCCAGCACGACAGTTCATGATATTTCGACTTTCATTTGCTTGGCAGTTGCTATCTTCATAGCatattacttttaa
- the LOC122609212 gene encoding 11 kDa late embryogenesis abundant protein-like, whose amino-acid sequence MQTGKNAAASVKESASNMAASAKAGMDKAKATLQEKGEKMTAHDPMQKEMAREKKDERKHEAEYEKQATKEHNAAQKVADKVGTGTHTTTGVTGHHTGTGGTYR is encoded by the exons ATGCAGACAGGAAAGAATGCAGCAGCGTCCGTCAAGGAATCGGCATCCAACATGGCCGCTTCCGCCAAGGCTGGAATGGACAAGGCCAAAGCCACCCTCCAAGAGAAG ggagaaAAGATGACTGCCCATGATCCTATGCAAAAGGAAATGGCTAGGGAGAAAAAGGACGAAAGAAAACACGAGGCCGAGTATGAGAAACAGGCAACGAAAGAGCACAACGCTGCCCAGAAAGTGGCTGACAAGGTTGGAACAGGGACACACACTACTACCGGTGTTACCGGCCACCATACCGGAACTGGTGGGACTTACCGTTAA
- the LOC122609213 gene encoding uncharacterized protein LOC122609213: MSSSSSSASNDDYESNDYEVLNNAVTQMNVVFNPQAIGACVNVIFEEEENQHQEASSSSTPKFTRRVISRDHVGAAKLLYDHYFAPNCTYPPDMFRRRFRMRKEMFLRIVRDINSFESSEPLPKHFQFFHKGATDASGRPGFNIFQKYKYLQMAQDTGYQCLDAFCKCVIHLYQQEYFRRPTEADIERLTAKHEQVHGFLGMLVAWQGQYTRGDKGHPTIMLEAVASYDLWIWHAYFGPGGSNNDINVLNESDLFDDLLKDRAPKVEFSVNGEQFTKGYYLADGIYPEWATFVKSFKCPMEPKTTKFKRYQEAARKDVERAFRVLQGRWEIIARPARPYSTNKIKRIMLCCVILRNYRV, from the exons ATGTCtagttcatcatcatcagcctCTAATGACGATTACGAATCAAACGATTACGAAGTACTCAATAATGCTGTTACGCAAATGAATGTTGTTTTCAATCCCCAAGCCATAGGTGCGTGTGTTAACGTTAtctttgaagaagaagaaaaccaacACCAAGAAGCGTCAAGTTCTTCAACACCCAAGTTTACTAGAAGGGTGATCTCGCGAGATCACGTGGGTGCCGCAAAGCTTTTATACGATCATTACTTTGCGCCTAACTGCACTTACCCACCTGATATGTTTCGTAGAAGGTTCCGAATGCGAAAGGAAATGTTTCTGCGCATAGTGCGAGACATAAACTCCTTTGAAAGCAGCGAACCACTACCGAAACACTTTCAGTTCTTCCACAAAGGCGCGACAGATGCTAGTGGTCGTCCCGGTTtcaacattttccaaaaat ATAAGTACTTGCAGATGGCTCAAGATACGGGCTACCAGTGTTTAGACGCTTTCTGCAAATGTGTGATACACCTGTATCAACAAGAGTACTTTAGAAGGCCAACAGAAGCAGATATCGAGCGGTTAACTGCCAAACATGAGCAGGTTCATGGTTTTCTGGGAATGCTTG TGGCATGGCAAGGGCAGTACACCCGAGGCGACAAGGGACATCCAACAATCATGCTTGAAGCtgttgcttcatatgatttgtggatctGGCATGCCTACTTTGGTCCCGGtggttcgaacaacgacatcaacgtcctcAACGAGTCAGATTTGTTCGACGATTTGCTAAAAGACAGGGCTCCTAAAGTAGAGTTTTCGGTTAATGGGGAGCAGTTTACAAAGGGATATTACCTAGCAGATGGTATTTATCCAGAATGGGCTACTTTTGTTAAGTCATTCAAGTGCCCGATGGAGCCGAAAACCACCAAGTTCAAAAGATACCAAGAagctgcaagaaaggatgtcgAGCGTGCATTTAGGGTTCTTCAAGGTCGTTGGGAGATTATTGCACGTCCTGCGCGGCCATATAGTACCAACAAAATTAAACGGATCATGTTATGTTGTGTGATTCTGCGCAATTACAGAGTTTGA